One genomic window of Psychrobacillus sp. INOP01 includes the following:
- the rpoC gene encoding DNA-directed RNA polymerase subunit beta' has protein sequence MIDVNNFEYMKIGLASPDKIRSWSYGEVKKPETINYRTLKPEKDGLFCERIFGPTKDWECHCGKYKRVRYKGVVCDRCGVEVTRAKVRRERMGHIELAAPVSHIWYFKGIPSRMGLILDMSPRSLEEVIYFASYVVIEPADTPLEKKQLLSEKEYRAYRDKFGTKFQAAMGAEAIKRLLSEIDLESETEHLKEELKTAQGQRRTRAIKRLEVVESFRNSGNKPDWMILDVLPVIPPELRPMVQLDGGRFATSDLNDLYRRVINRNNRLKRLLDLGAPSIIVQNEKRMLQEAVDALIDNGRRGRPVTGPGNRPLKSLSHMLKGKQGRFRQNLLGKRVDYSGRSVIVVGPNLKMYQCGLPKEMAIELFKPFVMKELVERGLAHNIKSAKRKIERMHAEVWDVLEDVIREHPVLLNRAPTLHRLGIQAFEPTLVEGRAIRLHPLVCTAYNADFDGDQMAVHVPLSAEAQAEARLLMLAAQNILNPKDGKPVVTPSQDMVLGNYYLTLERKGAMGEGSTFYGPEEVLIAYNTGHVHLHTRIAIPAASVNNQTFTEEQNKMLLLTTVGKVIFNEILPETFPYINEPTDFNLQIETPEKYFVPTITDVKKHIESMDLVQPFKKKILGNIIAEVFKRFHITETSKMLDRMKALGFKYSTKAGITIGISDIVVLPDKGEILEEAQGKVDKVIKQFRRGLITEEERYASVIGHWSKAKEVIQDKLMKSLDNMNPIFMMSDSGARGNASNFTQLAGMRGLMANPAGRIIELPIKSSFREGLTVLEYFISTHGARKGLADTALKTADSGYLTRRLVDVAQDVIVREDDCGTDRGLLIGSLMEGTEVIEEFGERIVGRHTKKTIFHPTTNELILEKDGLITQDVARVIEEAGISELTIRSAFTCNTKHGVCKKCYGLNLATGDTVEVGEAVGIIAAQSIGEPGTQLTMRTFHTGGVAGDDITQGLPRIQEIFEARNPKGQAVISEISGTVTEIDEIREGQKEITIQGNVETRKYLAPYNARLKVQLNDSMQRGQVLTEGSVDPKELLRVKDVSTVQEYLLKEVQKVYRMQGVEIGDKHIEVMVRQMLRKVRVIEAGETDLLPGSLLDIHQFAEANKEAVLQSKIPATCRPVILGITKASLETESFLSAASFQETTRVLTDAAIKGKRDELLGLKENVIIGKLVPAGTGMQRYRQIKITDNEADADKELVNAE, from the coding sequence TTGATAGACGTTAATAATTTTGAGTATATGAAAATTGGTTTAGCTTCACCTGATAAAATCCGTTCATGGTCTTATGGGGAAGTAAAAAAACCTGAAACAATTAATTATCGTACATTAAAACCTGAAAAAGATGGTTTATTCTGTGAACGCATTTTTGGTCCTACAAAAGACTGGGAATGTCATTGCGGTAAATATAAACGCGTTCGTTATAAAGGTGTTGTATGTGATCGTTGTGGAGTAGAAGTAACGCGTGCAAAAGTACGTCGTGAACGTATGGGCCACATCGAACTAGCTGCTCCTGTTTCACATATTTGGTATTTCAAAGGTATCCCAAGTCGTATGGGTCTGATTTTGGATATGTCTCCAAGATCACTCGAAGAAGTAATTTACTTTGCTTCTTACGTAGTAATAGAGCCAGCAGATACACCTCTTGAGAAGAAACAATTGCTTTCGGAAAAAGAATACCGTGCATATCGCGATAAGTTTGGTACTAAGTTCCAAGCTGCAATGGGTGCAGAAGCTATCAAGCGTTTACTTTCAGAAATTGATTTAGAAAGTGAAACAGAACATTTAAAAGAAGAGCTGAAAACAGCTCAAGGTCAACGTCGTACACGTGCGATTAAACGTTTAGAAGTTGTAGAGTCTTTCCGTAACTCAGGAAACAAACCTGACTGGATGATTTTAGACGTTTTACCAGTAATTCCTCCAGAATTGCGTCCAATGGTTCAATTGGACGGTGGTCGTTTTGCTACGTCTGATTTAAATGATTTATATCGTCGTGTTATTAACCGTAATAACCGTTTAAAACGTCTATTGGATCTTGGTGCTCCTAGTATCATCGTTCAGAATGAAAAACGTATGTTACAAGAAGCTGTTGATGCATTGATTGATAACGGTCGCCGTGGCCGTCCGGTAACAGGACCAGGTAACCGTCCGTTGAAATCTCTTTCACATATGTTAAAAGGGAAACAAGGTCGTTTCCGTCAAAATCTACTTGGTAAACGTGTTGACTACTCTGGTCGTTCCGTTATCGTAGTAGGACCAAACTTGAAAATGTATCAATGTGGACTTCCAAAAGAAATGGCAATTGAACTATTCAAACCATTTGTGATGAAAGAACTTGTTGAACGTGGTTTAGCCCACAACATTAAAAGTGCAAAACGTAAAATTGAGCGTATGCATGCTGAAGTATGGGATGTATTAGAAGATGTAATTAGAGAGCATCCGGTTTTACTTAACCGTGCCCCTACTCTTCACCGTCTTGGTATCCAAGCATTCGAACCAACATTAGTAGAAGGTCGCGCAATTCGCCTTCACCCTCTAGTATGTACAGCATATAATGCTGACTTTGATGGTGACCAAATGGCTGTTCACGTTCCTTTATCAGCAGAAGCGCAAGCGGAAGCTCGTTTACTAATGCTTGCAGCACAAAACATTCTGAACCCGAAAGATGGAAAACCAGTAGTTACACCATCTCAAGATATGGTTTTAGGAAACTATTACTTAACACTTGAACGTAAAGGTGCAATGGGTGAAGGTTCAACATTCTATGGTCCAGAAGAAGTGCTAATTGCTTATAATACTGGTCATGTACATTTGCATACACGTATTGCAATACCAGCAGCATCTGTAAATAACCAAACATTTACAGAAGAACAAAATAAGATGCTATTGCTAACGACTGTAGGTAAAGTAATTTTCAATGAAATACTTCCAGAAACGTTCCCATACATCAATGAACCGACAGATTTCAATTTACAAATTGAAACTCCGGAGAAATATTTCGTCCCAACGATTACAGATGTGAAAAAGCATATCGAGTCTATGGATCTTGTACAGCCATTCAAGAAGAAAATCCTTGGAAATATCATTGCGGAAGTATTCAAACGTTTCCATATTACAGAAACATCGAAAATGCTTGACCGTATGAAAGCACTTGGATTCAAATATTCTACTAAAGCTGGTATTACAATTGGTATCTCTGATATCGTCGTACTTCCAGACAAAGGTGAAATTCTTGAGGAAGCACAAGGTAAAGTAGATAAAGTAATTAAACAATTCCGTCGTGGTCTAATAACGGAAGAAGAGCGTTATGCAAGTGTCATCGGACACTGGAGTAAAGCAAAAGAAGTTATTCAAGATAAACTGATGAAATCACTAGATAACATGAATCCAATCTTCATGATGAGTGATTCAGGTGCCCGTGGTAACGCATCTAACTTTACTCAACTTGCAGGTATGCGTGGACTTATGGCCAATCCGGCTGGTCGAATTATCGAACTTCCGATCAAGTCATCATTCCGTGAAGGATTAACAGTACTTGAATACTTCATCTCGACACATGGTGCTCGTAAAGGTCTTGCCGATACAGCGCTTAAAACTGCCGATTCAGGTTACTTAACTCGTCGTCTAGTAGACGTTGCACAAGACGTAATCGTTCGTGAAGATGATTGTGGAACTGACCGTGGATTACTAATTGGTTCACTTATGGAAGGTACGGAAGTTATTGAAGAGTTTGGCGAACGTATTGTTGGTCGTCATACGAAGAAAACAATCTTCCATCCAACTACAAATGAACTGATTTTAGAAAAAGACGGGTTAATTACACAAGATGTCGCACGTGTTATTGAAGAAGCAGGTATTAGCGAATTAACAATTCGTTCTGCATTTACTTGTAATACAAAACACGGTGTTTGTAAAAAATGTTACGGCTTGAACTTAGCTACTGGGGACACAGTTGAAGTAGGAGAAGCAGTTGGTATCATTGCAGCTCAATCAATTGGTGAACCAGGTACACAGTTAACAATGCGTACATTCCATACAGGTGGGGTTGCTGGAGACGATATTACACAAGGTCTTCCGCGTATTCAAGAGATTTTCGAAGCTCGTAATCCTAAAGGGCAAGCTGTCATTTCCGAAATTTCAGGGACTGTTACTGAAATTGATGAAATTAGAGAAGGTCAAAAGGAAATTACAATTCAAGGTAACGTAGAAACTCGTAAATATTTGGCACCATACAATGCACGCTTAAAAGTTCAACTAAACGATTCAATGCAACGTGGTCAAGTATTAACAGAGGGTTCTGTGGATCCTAAGGAATTGTTGAGAGTTAAAGATGTTTCAACTGTACAAGAGTACTTATTAAAAGAAGTACAAAAAGTTTACCGTATGCAAGGGGTAGAAATTGGAGATAAACATATCGAAGTAATGGTACGCCAAATGCTTCGTAAAGTACGTGTGATTGAAGCTGGAGAAACAGACCTGCTTCCAGGATCACTACTAGATATCCATCAATTTGCTGAAGCGAACAAAGAAGCAGTTTTACAAAGTAAAATTCCTGCGACTTGTCGACCAGTTATCCTTGGTATTACAAAAGCTTCTCTTGAAACTGAATCATTCTTGTCTGCTGCATCGTTCCAAGAAACGACTCGTGTCTTAACAGACGCAGCGATTAAAGGAAAACGTGATGAATTATTAGGCTTGAAAGAAAACGTAATTATCGGTAAACTAGTTCCGGCAGGTACAGGTATGCAACGTTATCGCCAAATTAAAATCACAGACAACGAAGCAGATGCTGATAAAGAATTAGTAAACGCAGAGTAA
- the fusA gene encoding elongation factor G, with the protein MAREFSLEKTRNIGIMAHIDAGKTTTTERILYYTGKIHKIGETHEGASQMDWMEQEQERGITITSAATTAAWDNHRVNIIDTPGHVDFTVEVERSLRVLDGAVTVLDAQSGVEPQTETVWRQATTYGVPRIVFINKMDKTGADFLYSVGTLHDRLQANAHPIQLPIGAEDQFTGIIDLVTMTATMYANDLGTDMTEGEIPEEYKDQAQEYREKLVEAVAELDEDLMDKYLNGEEITNEELVNGIRKGTLNVEFYPVVCGTAFKNKGVQKVLDAVVAYLPSPLDIPAMKGIDPNSDEEIERHSDDSEPFSALAFKVMTDPYVGKLTFFRVYSGTLQAGSYVQNSTKGKRERVGRILQMHANSREEISEVHAGDIAAAVGLKDTTTGDTLCDEKALVILESMEFPEPVISLSVEPKSKADQDKMGAALVKLAEEDPTFRVHTDQETGQVIIAGMGELHLDILVDRMRREFKVEANVGAPQVSYRETFRSSAKVEGKFVRQSGGRGQFGHVWIEFSPNEEGKGFEFENAVVGGVVPREYIPAVEAGLRDSLNNGVLAGYPLIDIKAKLYDGSYHDVDSNEMAFKVAASMALKNAVSKVNPVILEPIMKVEVVIPEEYLGDIMGDITSRRGRVEGMDARGNAQVVRSMVPLAEMFGYATSLRSNTQGRGVFSMTFDHYEDVPKSISEEIIKKNKGE; encoded by the coding sequence ATGGCTAGAGAGTTCTCCTTAGAAAAAACACGTAATATCGGGATCATGGCTCACATCGATGCTGGTAAAACGACTACTACGGAGCGTATTCTTTATTACACTGGTAAAATCCACAAAATCGGGGAAACTCATGAAGGTGCATCACAGATGGACTGGATGGAGCAAGAACAAGAACGTGGGATCACTATTACTTCAGCTGCAACAACAGCTGCTTGGGATAATCACCGTGTAAATATCATTGATACACCTGGACACGTAGACTTCACTGTTGAAGTTGAACGTTCACTTCGTGTACTTGATGGTGCGGTTACAGTACTAGATGCTCAATCTGGTGTTGAACCACAAACTGAAACAGTATGGCGTCAAGCTACAACTTATGGCGTACCACGTATTGTTTTTATTAACAAAATGGATAAAACGGGTGCAGACTTCTTATATTCTGTAGGAACTCTACACGATCGTTTACAAGCTAACGCTCATCCAATTCAATTACCAATCGGTGCAGAAGATCAGTTCACTGGAATCATTGACTTAGTAACAATGACTGCTACTATGTATGCAAATGATTTAGGAACTGATATGACTGAAGGAGAAATTCCTGAAGAGTATAAAGATCAAGCACAAGAATACCGTGAAAAATTAGTAGAAGCGGTTGCTGAACTTGACGAAGATTTAATGGACAAATATCTAAATGGTGAAGAAATCACGAACGAAGAATTAGTTAACGGTATCCGTAAAGGTACCCTAAACGTAGAATTCTATCCAGTAGTATGTGGTACTGCATTTAAAAACAAAGGTGTTCAAAAAGTTCTTGACGCAGTTGTTGCATACCTACCATCACCACTTGATATTCCAGCAATGAAAGGAATCGATCCTAATTCTGATGAAGAAATTGAACGTCATTCTGACGATTCAGAGCCATTCTCAGCATTAGCATTTAAAGTTATGACTGACCCTTACGTTGGTAAATTAACATTCTTCCGTGTATATTCTGGTACATTACAAGCTGGATCTTATGTTCAAAACTCAACTAAAGGTAAGCGTGAGCGCGTAGGACGTATCCTACAAATGCATGCTAACTCTCGTGAAGAGATTTCAGAAGTACATGCTGGAGATATCGCTGCAGCAGTAGGACTGAAAGATACAACAACTGGAGATACTCTGTGTGATGAAAAAGCTTTAGTAATTCTAGAGTCTATGGAATTCCCAGAACCAGTTATTTCTTTATCAGTTGAGCCAAAATCTAAAGCTGACCAAGATAAAATGGGTGCTGCTCTTGTAAAATTAGCAGAAGAAGATCCTACATTCCGCGTTCATACAGACCAAGAAACTGGTCAAGTTATTATCGCTGGTATGGGTGAACTTCACCTTGATATCTTAGTTGACCGTATGCGTCGCGAATTTAAAGTAGAAGCTAACGTAGGTGCTCCTCAAGTATCTTACCGTGAAACTTTCCGTTCTTCAGCAAAAGTTGAAGGTAAATTCGTACGTCAATCAGGTGGACGTGGTCAATTCGGACACGTTTGGATTGAATTCTCTCCAAACGAAGAAGGAAAAGGCTTTGAATTTGAAAATGCTGTTGTCGGTGGGGTAGTTCCACGTGAATACATTCCAGCTGTTGAGGCAGGTCTTCGTGACTCACTTAACAATGGTGTACTTGCTGGTTATCCGTTAATCGATATTAAAGCAAAATTATACGACGGATCATATCATGACGTTGACTCGAATGAGATGGCCTTCAAAGTTGCTGCTTCTATGGCATTGAAAAATGCTGTATCTAAAGTAAATCCAGTAATTCTTGAGCCAATCATGAAAGTTGAAGTTGTTATTCCTGAAGAATATTTAGGAGACATCATGGGTGATATCACTTCACGTCGTGGACGCGTTGAAGGTATGGACGCTCGCGGTAACGCACAAGTTGTACGTTCAATGGTTCCGCTTGCTGAAATGTTTGGATATGCAACGTCTTTACGTTCTAATACGCAAGGACGCGGAGTCTTCTCAATGACATTTGATCATTATGAAGATGTTCCAAAATCAATTTCTGAAGAAATTATCAAAAAAAATAAAGGTGAATAA
- the rpoB gene encoding DNA-directed RNA polymerase subunit beta produces MTGQLVQYGQHRQRRSFARISEVLELPNLIEIQTASYEWFLEEGLREMFKDISPIEDFTGNLSLEFVDYSLNEPKYSVDESKERDATYAAPLRVKVRLHNKETDEVKEQDVFMGDFPLMTETGTFVINGAERVIVSQLVRSPSVYFHDKTDKNGKKGFGSTVIPNRGAWLEYEIDAKDVVYVRIDRTRKLPVTVLLRALGFGSDQEIIDLIGDNEYLRNTLEKDNTETSEKALLEIYERLRPGEPPTVESAKSLLYSRFFDPKRYDLANVGRYKMNKKLHIKNRLFNQTIAETLVDPETGEILVEAGTLIDRRVLDRLIPHLENGIGFKTLSQVGGVLEDDITIQSIKIYAPNDEEQKEVNVISNAYVETEVKNITPADIVSSIGYFFNLLFNVGNTDDIDHLGNRRLRSVGELLQNQFRIGLSRMERVVRERMSINDTQSIVPQQLINIRPVIASIKEFFGSSQLSQFMDQTNPLAELTHKRRLSALGPGGLTRERAGFEVRDVHYSHYGRMCPIETPEGPNIGLINSLSSFAKVNKFGFIETPYRRVDPETGLVTSRIDYLTADEEDNYVVAQANSPLSDEGEFLKEEVVGRFRGDNTVFRKEQIDYMDVSPKQVVSAATACIPFLENDDSNRALMGANMQRQAVPLLNPEAPFVGTGMEHVNARDSGAAVIAKYHGIVEHVEAKEIRVRRIEEVDGKEVKGDLTSYKVHKFERSNHGTSINQRPIVKIGDRVKPLDILADGPSMEQGELALGRNVLVAFMTWDGYNYEDAVIMSERLVKDDVYTSVHIEEYESESRDTKLGPEEITRDIPNVGEDALRNLDDRGIIRIGAEVRDGDILVGKVTPKGVTELTAEERLLHAIFGEKAREVRDTSLRVPHGAGGIVLDVKVFNREDGDELSPGVNQLVRAYIVQKRKISVGDKMAGRHGNKGVISRILPEEDMPFLPDGTPVDIMLNPLGVPSRMNIGQVLELHLGMASRLLGVHMASPVFDGANEEDVWNTMEEAGLNRDGKTILYDGRSGEPFDNRVSVGVMYMIKLAHMVDDKLHARSTGPYSLVTQQPLGGKAQFGGQRFGEMEVWALEAYGAAYTLQEILTVKSDDVVGRVKTYEAIVKGESVPEPGVPESFKVLIKELQSLGMDVKMLTIDEEEIELRDLDEDDDIPAADALGILPIATEEEPVGTVE; encoded by the coding sequence TTGACAGGTCAACTAGTTCAATACGGACAACACCGCCAACGCAGAAGTTTTGCGCGTATTAGTGAGGTGCTGGAACTACCGAATCTAATCGAAATTCAGACGGCATCTTATGAATGGTTCCTTGAAGAAGGTTTACGTGAAATGTTCAAGGATATTTCACCAATCGAGGACTTTACAGGCAATCTATCACTTGAATTTGTCGACTATAGTTTAAACGAACCGAAATATTCGGTCGACGAATCGAAAGAACGTGACGCAACATACGCAGCACCACTGCGCGTAAAAGTACGTCTCCACAACAAAGAAACGGACGAAGTAAAGGAACAAGATGTCTTCATGGGTGATTTCCCATTAATGACTGAAACTGGAACTTTCGTTATTAACGGAGCTGAGCGCGTAATCGTATCTCAGTTAGTCCGCTCACCAAGTGTTTACTTCCATGATAAAACAGACAAAAATGGTAAAAAAGGCTTTGGATCAACAGTAATTCCGAACCGTGGTGCTTGGTTAGAATATGAAATCGATGCAAAAGACGTGGTTTACGTTCGTATAGATCGTACACGTAAATTACCAGTTACTGTTTTACTTCGCGCATTAGGCTTTGGATCAGATCAAGAAATTATCGATTTAATCGGTGACAATGAATATTTACGTAACACGCTAGAAAAAGATAATACAGAAACATCTGAAAAGGCGTTGCTGGAAATCTATGAGCGTTTACGTCCCGGTGAACCACCAACAGTGGAAAGTGCAAAGAGCCTGCTATACTCTCGCTTCTTTGACCCAAAACGCTATGATTTAGCGAATGTTGGTCGTTACAAAATGAACAAAAAATTGCATATTAAAAATCGCTTGTTTAACCAAACAATAGCCGAAACGCTAGTGGATCCGGAAACAGGAGAGATTTTAGTAGAAGCTGGTACGTTAATTGATCGTCGTGTACTAGATCGTCTAATTCCTCATCTTGAAAACGGCATCGGCTTCAAAACATTATCTCAAGTAGGTGGTGTTTTAGAGGACGACATTACAATCCAATCGATTAAAATTTATGCTCCAAATGATGAAGAACAAAAAGAAGTTAATGTTATAAGTAATGCGTATGTGGAAACAGAGGTAAAAAACATTACGCCAGCTGATATCGTTTCATCTATCGGTTACTTCTTTAACCTTTTGTTCAACGTTGGAAACACGGATGATATCGATCATCTAGGTAACCGTCGTTTACGCTCTGTTGGTGAGTTACTACAAAACCAGTTCCGTATTGGTCTTTCACGTATGGAACGTGTGGTACGTGAGCGAATGTCTATTAACGATACACAATCAATCGTTCCACAACAATTGATCAATATACGTCCAGTTATTGCATCTATCAAAGAATTCTTTGGTAGCTCGCAATTATCTCAGTTCATGGATCAAACGAACCCACTTGCTGAGTTGACACACAAACGCCGTCTATCGGCGCTTGGGCCCGGTGGTTTAACACGTGAGCGTGCAGGATTCGAAGTACGTGACGTTCACTACTCTCACTATGGTCGTATGTGTCCGATTGAAACACCTGAGGGACCGAACATCGGACTTATTAACTCGCTTTCAAGTTTTGCGAAAGTAAATAAGTTTGGATTTATTGAAACACCATATCGCCGTGTTGACCCGGAGACGGGGCTAGTTACATCACGTATCGACTATTTAACTGCAGATGAAGAGGATAACTATGTGGTAGCACAAGCGAACTCTCCATTATCTGATGAAGGTGAATTCCTTAAAGAAGAAGTAGTAGGTCGTTTCCGTGGAGATAACACCGTGTTTAGAAAAGAACAAATTGATTACATGGACGTTTCGCCGAAACAAGTCGTTTCTGCAGCAACAGCATGTATTCCGTTCTTGGAAAACGATGACTCCAACCGTGCGCTTATGGGAGCAAACATGCAACGTCAAGCTGTTCCACTATTAAACCCAGAAGCTCCATTCGTTGGAACTGGTATGGAACATGTGAACGCTCGTGACTCAGGTGCTGCGGTTATTGCGAAATACCACGGAATTGTTGAGCATGTTGAAGCAAAAGAAATTCGTGTTAGACGTATTGAAGAAGTGGATGGAAAAGAAGTTAAAGGTGACTTAACATCTTATAAAGTTCATAAATTTGAGCGTTCAAACCATGGTACATCTATAAATCAACGTCCAATTGTAAAAATTGGTGATCGTGTTAAACCTCTGGATATTCTTGCAGATGGTCCTTCTATGGAACAAGGAGAGCTTGCTTTAGGACGTAATGTACTAGTAGCTTTCATGACATGGGACGGATACAACTATGAAGATGCCGTTATTATGAGTGAACGTCTAGTGAAAGATGATGTATATACTTCCGTGCATATTGAAGAATATGAATCAGAATCACGTGATACAAAACTTGGGCCAGAGGAAATTACGAGAGATATTCCAAATGTCGGTGAAGACGCATTGCGCAACTTGGACGACCGTGGAATTATCCGTATTGGTGCAGAAGTTCGTGATGGAGATATTCTTGTTGGGAAAGTAACGCCTAAAGGAGTTACAGAACTAACAGCTGAAGAACGTTTACTACACGCAATCTTCGGTGAAAAGGCTCGTGAAGTTCGTGATACTTCTCTACGTGTACCTCATGGTGCAGGCGGGATTGTATTAGACGTAAAAGTATTTAATCGCGAAGATGGCGATGAGTTATCTCCAGGTGTTAACCAATTAGTTCGTGCTTATATCGTTCAAAAACGTAAAATCTCTGTTGGAGATAAAATGGCCGGACGTCATGGTAATAAAGGGGTTATCTCGCGTATTCTTCCAGAAGAAGATATGCCATTCCTTCCAGACGGCACACCAGTTGATATCATGTTAAATCCACTTGGGGTACCTTCTCGTATGAATATCGGGCAAGTTTTAGAGCTTCACTTAGGTATGGCTTCAAGACTTCTTGGCGTTCATATGGCGTCGCCAGTATTTGATGGTGCTAACGAAGAAGACGTTTGGAACACAATGGAAGAAGCAGGACTTAACCGTGACGGTAAAACTATCCTTTATGATGGACGTTCAGGTGAACCATTTGATAACCGCGTATCTGTAGGGGTTATGTATATGATCAAACTTGCCCACATGGTAGATGATAAGTTACATGCTCGCTCAACAGGACCTTATTCACTTGTTACGCAACAGCCTCTTGGAGGGAAAGCGCAATTTGGTGGACAGCGTTTTGGAGAGATGGAAGTATGGGCACTAGAAGCTTATGGTGCTGCTTACACGTTACAAGAAATCTTAACAGTAAAATCCGATGACGTTGTTGGACGTGTGAAAACATACGAAGCAATTGTTAAAGGTGAAAGTGTACCAGAACCAGGAGTTCCTGAGTCATTCAAAGTATTGATCAAAGAACTACAAAGTTTAGGTATGGATGTTAAGATGCTTACGATCGATGAAGAAGAAATCGAGCTTCGTGATTTAGATGAAGATGATGATATTCCGGCAGCTGATGCACTTGGTATTTTGCCAATCGCAACTGAGGAAGAGCCGGTTGGAACAGTAGAATAA
- the rpsL gene encoding 30S ribosomal protein S12 has product MPTINQLVRKPRQSKITKSKSPALGKGYNSFKKAGTNLNSPQKRGVCTRVGTMTPKKPNSALRKYARVRLTNTLEVTAYIPGEGHNLQEHSVVLIRGGKVKDLPGVRYHIVRGALDTAGVTGRMQSRSLYGAKRPKEKK; this is encoded by the coding sequence ATGCCTACAATTAACCAATTGGTACGTAAGCCTCGTCAATCCAAAATTACGAAATCAAAGTCTCCTGCACTAGGAAAAGGTTATAACAGCTTCAAAAAGGCTGGTACTAATCTTAACTCTCCACAAAAACGTGGGGTTTGTACTCGTGTTGGTACTATGACGCCGAAAAAACCTAACTCAGCACTTCGTAAATATGCGCGTGTACGTTTAACTAATACGTTAGAGGTTACTGCTTATATTCCAGGAGAAGGACACAACCTACAAGAACATAGTGTTGTACTTATCCGCGGAGGAAAAGTAAAAGATTTACCAGGAGTACGTTACCATATCGTACGTGGTGCTCTTGATACAGCTGGTGTTACTGGTCGTATGCAAAGTCGTTCACTTTATGGTGCTAAACGCCCTAAAGAAAAGAAATAA
- the rpsG gene encoding 30S ribosomal protein S7, protein MPRKGPVSKRDVLPDPIYNSKLVTRLINKMMVDGKRGTSQKILYGAFELVKERSGKDALEVFEAALNNVMPVLEVRARRVGGANYQVPVEVRPDRRSTLGLRYLVNYSRLRGEKTMEERLANEILDASNNTGASVKKREDMHKMAEANKAFAHYRW, encoded by the coding sequence ATGCCTCGTAAAGGTCCTGTTTCCAAACGTGACGTGTTACCAGATCCAATTTATAATTCAAAACTAGTAACTCGTTTAATCAATAAAATGATGGTTGACGGTAAAAGAGGTACTTCTCAAAAAATTCTATACGGAGCGTTTGAACTTGTAAAAGAACGTTCTGGTAAAGATGCATTAGAAGTATTTGAAGCTGCCCTAAACAATGTAATGCCAGTTCTAGAAGTTCGTGCTCGTCGTGTTGGTGGTGCTAACTACCAAGTACCGGTTGAAGTACGTCCTGACCGTCGTTCAACACTAGGTCTTCGTTACTTAGTAAACTATTCACGTCTTCGTGGAGAAAAAACGATGGAAGAGCGTTTAGCTAACGAAATTCTTGATGCATCTAACAACACTGGTGCTTCAGTTAAAAAACGTGAAGATATGCACAAAATGGCAGAAGCTAACAAAGCGTTCGCTCACTATCGTTGGTAA
- a CDS encoding ribosomal L7Ae/L30e/S12e/Gadd45 family protein, which translates to MSYEKVKQAKETIIGTKQAVKAMKKGLVNEVYIALDVEERIIELARLTAEENNVSINYVESKVDLGKACGLRLAASVVAITV; encoded by the coding sequence ATGTCTTATGAAAAAGTGAAACAAGCGAAAGAAACAATCATAGGTACAAAGCAAGCAGTAAAAGCAATGAAAAAAGGGCTTGTCAACGAAGTTTATATTGCACTAGATGTAGAAGAGAGAATCATTGAACTAGCACGCCTAACAGCTGAAGAAAACAATGTTTCGATTAACTATGTTGAGTCTAAAGTAGATCTTGGTAAGGCTTGTGGACTGCGCTTAGCGGCGTCAGTTGTAGCTATTACTGTGTAA